Part of the Carcharodon carcharias isolate sCarCar2 chromosome 20, sCarCar2.pri, whole genome shotgun sequence genome is shown below.
ttaaaaaatttccctgccatgtcccctcatgtgatagtgtcacatcagttgggacatgtccataacttttatttaaacatttaataagcATTTAAAagtcctcatgaaacctcatcctgccagtggatgagatttcatgcttttccGAGGAccacctgggctcccggcctgcccgccaatcctAAGGTATGTCTATCAATCAAATTAATgcgcagaattttgccgttggtgagcagggggcggggcccgcttggggggtgggggagcccgctcggggggggcggggcctgctggGGGGCGGGCAGGGCCCtcatgccgatgcgtaaaatgatgcaggttgatgtcaggcagaacccccgacatcatcccacctcatttaaattttcaggaaggtaggggcgcagcaaaatcagctgtgcgcccgccgtcctgtcaatgaccaattgaggccattgacaggatcatttagccaattaaaggacctgtccgtccaaccttaaggttggtgggcaggccaggagtcccagcggcaaatagagaaaacatgaaacctcatccagcggtgggatgaggtttcatgcagggttttaaagattttaataaagttattttgtaaattatgaacatgtcccaactcatgtggcattgtcacatgaggggcatgtaagggaaatttttttctatttttaatatttttcaaagtccagtcgatctccctgaagctgcacttagcctcactTAGGTAGATGTGTGCTCATTCGTGCTCATGTGCTTGCTTTTAGGAAatcaccccgcccgcacagggagcgcatagcacttcctgccaGACATCAAGttgggcggtccttaattggcctgcacacgtaaaatggcggtgtggcccgCTTCACTGGCGGGGATCAGTTTTCCGCCCACCGACAGGCAGTGAGTTCTGCCCAatgagttttttaatggccttaataggccgaactgaaaatctaaatggcgcAGGGTGAAGTCGGGGCACATGCCTGACATATCCCcttgtcattttatgcgtcggcgagcaggccctgcccccacttgccAACCGGATGATTTTGGCCATAatatcacacacacaaaggatAGATACAGATAAGGAAAAAACAATGCAATTACAAGTTGAAACGATTTCAGTCTCTTTCTTAGCATGCCTGTAGTTTCTTGACTGAATTGATGTTGTAGCTGGAGTGGAGCTTGGGTAAAAACAGAGGGTTCTCAGTAAGCTGTGAGGTTTCCTGCAGTTGAATTGCCAGGAGGCTGGCTCTCAGGTGAACTTGCAGATGGAacaggttgaggggagattcCTCTCCCTCTTTCAAGGTATAACAGTTTTACTTTGGCTGTGTTTACTTGCAGTGGGTTCGATGGCTTTTCAGATGGTCTTTCAAATGGAATCTCTCGTGGTGTTTCTCTGATCTGAACAGCTTCTACTGTAGCTTTTTAAAAGCAGGTACATGGCTGTCTTAACGATGTGACCTATACAGTCCAAAGACATTTCCCAAATAAGGTAGAAAGTTGAGCTGACACACATCCTGTGTAGTGACTTGTGCACTTTGAATGTTTAGAGATAAGGGACCAACATAATACAACGAAAGGGTGATGAGTCATTTCATATTCATCGAACACCTATTAAGTTATGATAAGCTATATTGTCCATGGTGAGCTGTTTTTGTTAACAACCCTCAACCACCGAACCCATGCAGAGTTCGCCCTTGTCATTCCAGGGCATAGACACATCCATGGCGGTAACAGTCTTGCGTTTAGCACGTTCTGTGTAGGTGACTGAGTCCCGGATGATATTTTCCAAGAAGACCTTGACAACCCTGTGAGTTTCCTCGTAAATGAGGCCGGAGATGCATTTAACGCCTCTATGACGAGCGAGGCGGCAGATGGCGGGTTCAGTGATTCCCTGGATATTACCTCGGAGGACTTTCCAGTGCTGTTTAGCACCACCTTTACCgagatttttaacacctttgctTCTACCAGACATCATACTCGGAGACAAAGTCTTGTAATATTGTCGATGGTGAGGCAGGATGACAAATCAGCTGCTATCTCATCGTCCTGTTTGTTTACAGTTCACCCTTAACAAGGGATTTGTGAGTTTCACAAGTGGCTGGGATTGTTCACATTTTAATGAGGTATTTGTTTGAGTTCCAGGTCTTGTCTGGAACTGATTTTGCTAAAGCCACATGATGTTGTAAAAActcttgtaaaaacaaaaaactgcggatgctggaaatccaaaacaaaaacagaattacctgaaaaaactcagcaggtctggcagcatcggcggagaagaaaagagtcgacgtttcgagtcctcatgacccttcaacagaactaggtgaatccaaggaaggggtgaaatataagctggtttaaggtgtgtgtgtgttggggggaggggggggggtggttgggtggggggagagaagtggaggggattggtgtggttgtagggacaaacaagcagtaatagaagtagatcatcaaaagatgtcacagacaacagaacaaaagaacacaaaggtgttgaagttggtgatatatatctaaacgaatgtgctaattaagaatggatggttggggaattaaggtataactctagtggaggtggggggagcataaaagatttaaaaatattttaaaataatggaaataggtgggaaaagaaaaatctatataatttattggaaaaaacaaaaggaagggggaagaaacagaaagggggtggggatggaggagggagttcaggacctaaagttgttgaattcaatattcagtccggaaggctgtaaagtgcctagtcggaagatgaggtgttgttcttccagtttgcattgggcttcactggaacaatgcagcaagccaaggacagatatgtgggcaagagagcagggtggagtgttaaaatggcaagctacagggaggtttggatcattcttgcggacagaccacaggtgttctgcaaagcggtcgcccagtttacgtttggtctccaatgtagaggagaccacattgggagcaatgaatacagtagactaagttgggggaaatgcaagtgaaatgctgcttcacttgaaaggagtgtttgggcccttggacggtgaggagagaggaagtgaaggggcaagtgttacatcttttgcgtgggcatggggtggtgccataggtgggcgttgaggagtagggggtgatggaggagtggaccagggtgtcccagatggaacgatccctatggaatgccgataggtggggtgaagggaagatgtgtttggtggtggcatcatgctggagttggcggaaatggcgaaggatgaccctttgaatgcagaggctggtggggtgataagtgaggacaagggggaccctatcatgtttctgggagggaggagaaggcgtgaaggaggatgcgcgggagatgggccggacacagttgagggccctgtcaacaaccgtgggtggaaaacctcggttaaggaagaaggaggacatgtcagaggaactgtttttgaaggtagcatcatcggaacagatgcgacagaggcaaaggaactgagagaatgggatggagtccttacaagaagcggggtgtgaggagctgtagtcaaggtagctgtgggagttggtaggtttgtaatggacattggtggacagtctatcaccagagattgagacagaaaggtcaaggaagggaagggaagtttcagagatggaccacgtgaaaatgatggaggggtggagattggaagcaaaattaataaatttttccaagtcccgacgagagcatgaagcagcaccaaagtaatcattgatgtaccggagcaagagttgtggaagggggccggagtaggactggaacaaggaatgttccacataccccataaagagacaggcatagctggggcccatgcgggtacccatagccacaccttttatttggaggaagtgagaggagttgaaggagaaattgttcagtgtgagaacaagttcagccagacggaggagagtagtggtggatggggattgttcgggcctctgttcaaggaagaagctaagggccctcagcccatcctggtgttggtgttggtcaACAGTCGCTCCTGCTGGTTCTGGGCACAGGGCACCAGGGCTACAGGGAGACGGAAGAGTGGGATAGACTGTGACATGACCTGtccaggatggaggtgtagagggattggatgtccatggtgaagaggaagcggctggggccagggaactggaaattgttgatgtgacgtaaggtgtcagaggaatcacggatgtaggtgggaagggacaggacaaggggagagagaagggaatctagataacgagaaatgagttctgttggGTAGGAGCAagttgacacgatcggtctaccgggacaattctgtttgtggattttgggtaggagatagaagcaggccgtccgaggttgggcgactatcaggttggaagctgtaggaggaagatccccagaggagatgaggtcagtgacagtcctggaaacaatggcttaatgttcagtggtggggtcatggtccagggagaggtaggaggaagtgtctgcgagttgatgctcagcctccgcgaggaggaggtcagtgcgccagacaacaacagcaccacccttgtcagcgggtttgatgacaatgttagggttggacctgagagaatggagtgcagtaagttcagagagagagagataagaatgggtgagaggagcagagaaattgagacgactagtgtcgtgccgacagttctcaatgaaaagatcaagagaaggtaagaatccagagggaggggtccaggtggagggagaatattggaggtgggtgaaaggatccgttgaacggggagaggactcctgcccaaagcagtgagcctggagacgaagacggcggaagaagagttcagcatcatgccgagcccgaaattcattgaggtgagggcgtaggggtatgaaactaagtcctttgctgagcactgaacgttcagcatcgggtcggggaaagtcagggggtataatgaatacacggctggggctaggattggaagatggggtggggacggagggacaggcaggggtggagggtcctagatgggtgttggtatcgatgagttgttggagcttgcgttccttagcacttgagagaaagagaaaaagtttcttgttgaggcgttggatgagacgaagaataaaatgaaactggggacacgcgcagctttgaaaaagtgtgcggcggtgctgctggagggagaggtcgagtgtgctTAAAAACTGTTgtacccatttaaaaaaaattcagcttTAAAATTTGTAATGTCTCCATGCCTGTACTGGGCATGACATGGGTGTGAAATTTAATGGAAAGGAAAATTAACTAGAAAAGCTGCTTTGCAAATCTTCTATCACCTTCCCTCTGCCCCATTTCTTTTCTTAGCCTTACTTGCACCAGTCCCATTGCCATCATTGGAATAGGAGAAGAAAATCGGTATTATGGCTTCAATGAAAATGCAATTTATCATATATTTGTACAAAACAGGCATATAGCACTGCTAGGTGGCATGGAAAAGGCAAAACATTTAAAGGGCTATAACAGGCCCATAAAAACATCTTGCAGAACCATTATTTACAAACAGTTCACCTTTATTTGCACTACTGACTAGTGTTTTGCCAATGGGCGTGAACTAGATgcagggaacaatccctgtgccAGAATGGGTAGGCCTAAGACACACTCGAAGTTCAGCCTCAGGCCTCAATAACTGCCCTGAATACATTCTAGAAATTCACTCTCTTTACTATTTGAGCCACTCAGCTTCTTCCAGTCATTGTGAAAATTAAAATTCCCCATTATAGCCAAATTGTTTTTGCTCCACATTTCCTCAAACTTTGTATTTACATAGCTGCCCCCTATCCCACCACATGCCCACCTTTACATTGTCCATGTACAACAGCTTCACAAAATATAGATTCAAATTCAAGTTCCTGAAAATACAATTTGAAAAAAGTGTGGAAGAAGGAGGggaacagaaacaaacagaaatGTAATTTTGCAAGTGACATGAAAAGTGAAAAATCCAATCTTTTTATACTGGCTGCACTTGGCTCACCCCTGTCAGTATTCTATACGCTGTCTATCATCTCAAATTCTATTGTAGAAAGCAGCCAATTTTCAGCAGAATAATTGCTTCTGGccagtcttgctgttttaaattgatttTATTCCATTTCTAAGTCTGGCCAGGAGTTAACTGGCTGTATAGGTATGTGTTGCAGTGGAAGATGGGAATTTGTTGCTCTTTGAAATACTATATTTGTTCACTCATTATCTTTGCTACCATGAAGCAGAGTCATTTATTTTTCTTTGGGCAAAGCTGTGATACCAACAACCTCATTAACTGGCTATAGTCAGGAAGGatggtgtggtatatcagtgtattATGGAATACacttaaagaaaaataaagacttgTACTTCTGTAACACCTATGATTTCATTATGTACCAACGTGCTTTATAGCCAACAAAATATTTTTGAAGCacagtcatttttttttatttttcattcacaggatgtgggtgttgctggctcaggcagcatttgttgcccatccctacttaccctggagaaggtggtggtatgcCACTGTCTTGAACCAATTCATTCCATGTGGTGCAAGTAAGGCaacagaagggagttccaggattttgacccagcaacagtgaaggaacagtgatatagttccaagagaggatggtgtgtggctcagagggggatttccaggtggtgacgtttccatgcacctgctgcccttgtccttctaggtggtaaaggtcatgggtttgaaagatgctgtcaaaggagccttggcctgttgctgcagtgaatggtacacactgctgccaatgtgcgtcagtgatggagagagtgaatgttgaaggtggtggatggggtgtcactgttgtaatataagacGGGATTTTCCAGTATTATAAAATTCCACAGACATG
Proteins encoded:
- the LOC121292347 gene encoding histone H4-like, producing the protein MMSGRSKGVKNLGKGGAKQHWKVLRGNIQGITEPAICRLARHRGVKCISGLIYEETHRVVKVFLENIIRDSVTYTERAKRKTVTAMDVSMPWNDKGELCMGSVVEGC